The Kineosporia corallincola region GCCCTCGCGACCTTCCGCCACGTACCGTCCACCATGCGCGGAACACTAAGCCAGCCTCCGGCGCTGACGCGGGAGAACAGTGGGGCAACGACGATCGGGAGGCAGCGCGTGGACGTCGCTGAGCGGGTGTTCGGCATGCTCGCCGGGAGCTGGAACCTGACCCGGGCGATCGAGCCCGGGCTGGGCACGGCCGTCGGCACCGCGACCTTCACCGAGTCCGGGCCCGGCCGGCTGCACTACCGCGAGGACGTCGAGCTGCGGCTGTCCACGGGGCACGTCGGCGAGGCCTACCGGGAATACGAGTACGTGCTGGAAGAAGACCGGATCCGGGTCCTGCTGACCGACGGCACCACGATGCACCTGCTGTCCTTCACCGAGCAGCCAGGGCAGCCAGGGCAGCCAGGGCAGCCAGGGCAGCCAGGGCAGCCAGGGCAGCCAGG contains the following coding sequences:
- a CDS encoding DUF6314 family protein, with the translated sequence MDVAERVFGMLAGSWNLTRAIEPGLGTAVGTATFTESGPGRLHYREDVELRLSTGHVGEAYREYEYVLEEDRIRVLLTDGTTMHLLSFTEQPGQPGQPGQPGQPGQPGQPG